The window CCTAATGTAGAAGTTCAgccttttttacctttgctcTATAAGCGAAGGAAACAAAAGCAATCTACCCGCAGGCTAAATAGGaaagggaggcgcggtggcctcatggttagtgcgctcgattccggatcgagtggttTGGGTTCGGGATCTGGCCGGcgtcattgtgttgtgttcttgggaaagacgctttactctcacgatgcctctctccaccccGGTAAATAAATGTCTTTTGTCTTATTCTCTATTGTCCTGCTCTACGACGATCTTGCGCAGTTCCGTGATGGGAAGGTGTTGTGTCCACATCAAGTAAGTCAAGGCAGGTAAGGCGTATTGATTGGAGGCTACAATGCGATTGAAATCAGAGAGCGGACTGGACCATATGATAGACATTCTGTTCAGGTACAtctcaatctcgtacccagagtcctcgggcttcttggtcagcgggtgagcgcccggagagactctgggataatggacttgaactatatttttgattggccgcttgcgtaacaatggcagtccgacaggaagtcggtaagtaattcggaagccccagaatttggagggagattcaaaatctaaaactagtttcagtgctgtttgtttttttctacctcagaaatatgtaaatcacaaaataaaaaaccacgaagtttgaattatgtcttataccgtacgggaattttcccacgctgctaaaaagtgattactgttacTGATGCAAAAGTACCGAGGGAAAACATtatatcagtctctttgaggagaaatccgtgaaataaggtcttgtcgaaaccattcagaattacggaaacatcaaatcgtAGTAGAAAAGGACATTTGTGTGGTTTtcacaaaaatttgtcgatcgtggtGCTTGCACGAAGGCATTTTGAAcaatggaatgtacgctgaaacattaaaaatacacttaccgaaagcgtcagaggtttcatcttcacttgctctaaCAGCaaaccaatgatcatttctccagtttctttgtgtgtaaggctaaaattcttgtttctcgaacactttcaacccaccatttctactgtttacggttttctcctttctgtttccggttaaactcaagcatacgtaagaagaccggaacccacgttttctgggaaaatggagtcgattatcccagagtctctccgggcgctcacccgctgactaagaagcccgaggactctgggtacgagattgggtaCATCTCGGCGGCGAGTTTAAAAGCTATCTGATCTTCTTGTCTTGTGCTTTCCAACACGCCCAGAAACTTATACTGAGCTCCCTCTTCTAGACATTTGATCACTGATGCTTCGTCAAATGCTAAGCTCTCGGCGTCCTCTACTTTCACTCCTCTCTTGATGTGTACAACAGATCACTTCTTCGGATTCCAGTCGAGGCCGATATCTTGCATTGCAGATCTTGCTGATTTCATCACGGTGTTGAGCTTAGGTGCGGAGGCAGCAAAGATCTTAAGATCATCGATGTACAACAAATGCGTCACTTTGGTATCAATCGGCTTCGAGAGTCTATATCCTTCAGTTGCCTTGAGTTTCCAAGCGATGGGATTCAGGCAGATAGTAAATAGGCGCGGACATAGAGAATTCCCCTGAGGCAGTCCTCTTCTAAAGTGGATAATCTCCGATATCTCCATCCCCAGTTTAGTTCTTGTAACAATCATGGTATTCCAGGCCTTAGAAAACTTGGTAACCACTCTCGCTAACCACCTTGGGAATCGATGTATCGACATCATCTCACTCAACCACTCGTGGTCCACCGAGTCATAGGCTTTGGTCACGTCAACCCATGCCATGCTGAGGTTTCTTCTCCCACGGTGACAATCCTGGGTAACCATCCGGTCAATAAGCAAATTGTCCGTGGTGCCACTGCATCCTTCCTTCGCCCCTCTCTGCTCCGCCTCCATCAGTCCGTACACATCCAAGTGCTGATCCATAGGTCTTAACAAACAAGCGGTGAACCATTTATAAACTGTGTTCAGGCATGTTATTGGTCTTTGGTTATCGCTGGATACCTCTCCCGGTTTGGGGATCAGTGTAGTCTTTCCTCCAGTAAACCACGCGGGAAAATCACCTTGCAGCTTAGAGATATATTTGAAGCAGAGCATCACTCCGTGGTGGAGGGCCTCAGCATGTTTCCACCAATAATTAGATATCTTATCCGGCCCCGAGGCACtccagttctttttctttttcactgtttATACTACCTCGTCAATCTCTAGATCCTATTCCTCCTCGGCCGGGGGTGGCACATGCTCCCTGATCACATTCTTCATCTCCTCTAGCCAGCTGGCAGAGACGTTTCCTGAACCCGGGGTTTCCCACAACTCTTTCCAAAATCCGCTAGCCTCTTCAATGTTGTCAAGCAATTCATCAGTGTTTGATCCTTTATCAACATCCTCCATGCTCTCATACACCGGGCGGTCAGTCCCTTGATCCCTTGCAAGTTTATTAAACCCCTTATAAACTCTGCTAGGATCCACTTGATAAGTTCGGTTAAAAGACCTTGATTCCTCTACTTTCTTTCTCCTAACAAATCCCTTCTTCAACTTCCGTAGCACGGCCTTATTTCTTTCCATGTAATTAACCAGCTCTCCGACAGAGAGCGTTTTACATTCCATCTTTAAAAGTTCCCGGTTCTTTCTACCTCTCTTCGTTAGCTTGCGGTTCACTTTTATTCTCTCCATTTCCGCCTTTGCAATAGATATTTTCTTCCGAGTTTCCATGACTTTCTCTTCATGCACACGTTTCCATTTCGCGGTTGGTTTGTTTCGCGCACAATCTGATTGCCCAGGCGTTTCTTTCTTCCACccttttatattattattattattattattattattattattattattattattattattattaatattattattattatcattattattgtgttTGAACTTCATGTAAGACTCCTTAGATGCAACTTGTTGATGTAAATAATATTGTATATTTATGTAAATTTGTCACTTTCTTAATTTATtagtaatttaatttttatccgTACTATCTATTTTGCCAGTTCACTtctatacatatatgtatatatttttgttttcctttcatttaattcCTGTGGTAGTGGCCATCTACACACTATGCacttttttacttctttttcaCTCAAGTATAATTAATATGTTTCCCTCTTTCTTTTAATTggtatattcttttttttatatatatatttatttttgaaaatagtgcataataataataaatcttaAATCTTAAATCTTGAAATCAGTGCTCCTCCTGTGCAATGAAATCCTTCAGTATTGTATAATTTGATTACCTGAGTGGTTCGAATCCAACTTGTTATTTACTTagctgattagagtgtaatgggAAGTGCAAAGTATCTATCCCATATGACCCATgtcagcgttagccctactgatggaaatgggcccacacaaggagagagaaaaactctgaccagggtgggaattgaaccaacGACCTCCGGGTGAGACCGGGAGCAGACGGGAGCAGGCGGAATCAGCAGTGGTTGTTCTGGGTTGCGGAAACATCATCACTAAATGGTAGATTAGGTAAATGTTAATTTCACGCTATTATACATATTGCCCGGAATCAGTATCCACAGTGCTGGCAACGCAAACAGTACTTAGACACTCCTTATAACTACCATCAATACCATCAATAATTGCATGATTTCTCCCCCTTGAAGTTTCCAGCATGTTTAGTGTTCGAAACACTGAGGACTCCATGCTGTTTCTCCTGCCATCAACGACGTGGAAGCCAACGCTGGTGAAGGAACTTCATGGtatgttttaaaatttaaatttcctttCGAGGTCGCTCTCTTGTTAAAAAGAAGAATGCATTGCTTTAACACCTTAAATTAAGCATACAAGTGAGTACGCTAAACCTCGTAGCGTCTTCAGTGTCTAATTATAAAGTAAAACACGAGGAAATTTTGCCGCAATGTTTCTCCGTTCTTGATAACCAGCCTTTAGGAAATtcagattcaagaaaaatttccacaaccaaacctttttttttatgattgttaagaaaaacgtttttttcttttgaaaactgCTTGTGTTTTAACAGATAGCAACATTACGGAAATCGACATCCAGGACAGGTTGTCCGAGGTCTTGGAAAAGACTTGTGACGCCCTCAAGGTGCTGTCGGCGCAAAGGTACATGTAGAATCGACCAATATGTGCCAGTTTATGAGTGATAATCGATTTATTTGTGtaattgtatgtatgtatttgcGATGTTATTTTTTAAGAATGAAGCAAACGGGAAGACAAGTCATAGTTTATAGTTAAATTGTTTATTAGTAGGCGAAGAGCCACTCGGTGGAAGTACCACTATtaaagtcattattattatcattattcttatcgttatcattatcattgtcattaccactatctttattattattattattattattattattattattatctttattattaaaGAGTCTTAACAGGGTAACTGTATATTCATGCAAGTGTATATAGGCAATTTTTTTTAGGCCTGCATCTGGGCTCCTGGCCTGCATGTGTTGTGATGCTTGCCAGATGGGGCACAATCGGCAGATGTATAACTGTTAAGGAAAATCTGATAGCCTTGACTACAATTTCGCAGAGAACAACTTGGCAAGTTCCGGGCGGAAAGGGAGGAACAAGATAATAACTTCCGTCAAGCGCAATTGCAGGATCTAGGAAATAACGAAAGTGATCCAAGAAAGGTTGAACGACAGGTAAACATTAATCGCATCTTCAAAGTATAAaagcgctgttacactgtgaaatgtttcgtgcaacctatctcgcaatgttttggggacattgtggcgggacaagttgcatgaaacaatTCAaggtgtaacataccctgcaacggaaaaattcgttgcgagacaagttgcaagagccgttgcctaTAGCACAATTAGgctctacttttcgtgcaacttgtcgcgcaacgattttggccgttgcagggtggTAGTGTTTGCCGTAGATGGGTAGATCCAAACAACGTATTAAATGGCTTTAAGCGAAAGCAACAGTGGCTTCCCTGTATTCTTTCCATTCTTACGTACTGCATTGAATATACCGTCTTCATAAACAGATAAACTTAGTTGCAACGACTTTGCAGGATAACGAAAAGAAGGCAAGGAAAGCCCGCTTGTCCGATGAACCAGAGGATGGGGTGACCATCCGAATTCGGGCCGCGAAAGGGACATTGTCAAGGAGATTTAAAAGAGGAGCCCATTTTCAGGTAAGGAACAGCACTtccttaaaaaaatatttagtcGTTTCAAAGAATATCTAAGTTCAATGAAGGTGTTACGGATTACttaagtattattttgttttgacttgCTCCTAATCCGCTAAAAAACTAAACCATAATCATTCCTTTAAATTTTTACGGAACTATTTAATAAATCAGTGCAATGCAACAAAACTCGAAACATGCGTTGCGTACAAACAAGTACGTACAAACAAGTTACGTACAAACAAGTTACGTACAAACAAGTACGTTCATGGTTAATGAAAAGATTTAGACTCCTTGACTCAGAAGTAGAACCGTAACCAACTGAAATATTCACCACATTCttatgtttttcttctcaaTGGGACAGGAGGTCTACGACTGGGCAGGAACAACTGAAAGTTTGCCCCACTGTTTTACGCTGCACAGAGGGAAACATCTTGTTTCCCACGCAGAAACGGTCAGCGAAGACGAGACGTTAAACCTTACTGAAAGAGTAAGTAGAAAGTAAAAAACGAACTAAATTCACACTAACTAAACGtgtcattaaaaaaaagaatgagcACAGCATGAGACTGCATTTTACGTAGGGTACATGGACGTTCTAATGTGTGCCttcattgtgttgaatttggagTCTACATCATGTCAAGTAGTAACTTGTATGAAGAAAACAATTGTAAACCATGTTTAACTAAAAAGCCTTTAtaagctttggtgtgaatgcggtAACCtttaagttgttttcttttcatgtaATACACAGCCCTGAGTATCTCATAGTTAAAATTACAAGGAGATCAGGTTTCCTCATGCATTGAATAGTCTAAATAGGCTTCTGTCTTAGCACCCCCTACGCTCGCAGTGCCAAAATGTTGCTGGCATTAATTACTATTTTTCTGTTACTCCTACAGGAGGAGACAGAAATTGAAACATATTTCCACTCTAAGGTTAGGAAATCAACGTAATAATCTACTTTAAGTTATATGAACAACGTATGCCTAATAATGAAAAAGATGACTTGTCACACCAATGGCCCTCATTTATTCAATGTTAAtggcttaaaggggctaggtcacgctattttaggtaattttgtttaattttgttgattatgagctctaaacgtgaaattcgcagagcaagagtctttgaTTTGCAAACTCACGGGCCCATAACAAcagagaatgattttcaagctttgtaaatgacattttgatatagactgatataaatttgaaaaaaggtaggccgacgtttttcaaatttacccacattcaatccatttcaatcctctccagttttgtccatccatgtcccttcttggcttccctgtcacttgttagagttcttctatagttttgaacagttattttgatattttagttaattctatgaccattcgatcagtgctgaaaatgcctaaaatagcgagacctagcccctttaaacttaATGACTTAATGATTAAAGAAGGATAATTGGGACTAGGCTTTTAGGAAAATACCCTCGGTAGATAGAGTCCCTAATCGAGCCAGGACACTTGGGACCAGGCTCTTCGTGAGCCCGGACACTTGGGACCAGGTTCTTAGGAACGTACCCCCGATAGATAGAGTCCCTAATCGAGCCAGGACACTTGGGACCAGGCTCTTCGTGAGCCCGGACACTTGGGACCAGGTTCTTAGGAACGTACCCACGGTAGATAGAGTCCCTAATCGAGCCAGGACACTAGGGACCAGGCTCTTCGTGAGCCCGGACACTTGGGACCAGGTTCTTAGGAACGTACCCTCGGTAGATAGAGTCCCTAATCGAGCCAGGACACTTGGGACCAGGCTCTTCGAGAGGCCGGACACTTGGGACCAGGTTCTTAGGAACGTACTTCGGTTGCTAGAGTCCCTAATCGAGCCAGGACACTTGGGACCAGGCTCTTCGTGAGCCCGGACACTTGGGACCAGGTTCTTAGGAACGTACTTCGGTGGATAGAGTCCCTAATCGAGCCAGGACACTTGGGACCAGGCTCTTCGTGAGCCCGGACACTTGGGACCAGGT of the Montipora capricornis isolate CH-2021 chromosome 7, ASM3666992v2, whole genome shotgun sequence genome contains:
- the LOC138055930 gene encoding glutamic acid-rich protein-like; translation: MFSVRNTEDSMLFLLPSTTWKPTLVKELHDSNITEIDIQDRLSEVLEKTCDALKVLSAQREQLGKFRAEREEQDNNFRQAQLQDLGNNESDPRKVERQDNEKKARKARLSDEPEDGVTIRIRAAKGTLSRRFKRGAHFQEVYDWAGTTESLPHCFTLHRGKHLVSHAETVSEDETLNLTEREETEIETYFHSKVSFRGNYFYREGALSQTLEDAETDAKEDEEDKIEEDEKNDGNNEGPDTSLERKKRKRKNNRTTAQRLKKKKEKEENRKTDN